A window of the Candidatus Eisenbacteria bacterium genome harbors these coding sequences:
- a CDS encoding divergent polysaccharide deacetylase family protein codes for MPRKPRRASGRPLPIGAALLFLAIGVVLISILWRQEEDAPGEIVLPRAAAPDHGVTERTRREAFADPFLRIIEAYLNDRRLRVVAGERGIDLICLLPPGGSSFQVNADLKRAVSHWGGAISAATEHYVRDLGRAIDLRLSHGGRTYSVRVMRDETPPGDPRVAIVIDDFGYEKGELAEAFLDLPFPITPSVLPGYARSAWTVRRAVEKGRQPILHLPMEPKSFPRDDPGPGAILVGMEREAIASVLDRSLRELAGVGGASNHMGSRASEVPAIAGAVLGEFARRGLFYLDSGTSDASIFPAEAARAGVKCLTADLFLDGEEDPTPGSMARRLAEARRLAELTGSAILIGHARPATLAFLRSSADSLLAGPSRVVPLADLLR; via the coding sequence TTGCCCCGCAAACCGAGACGCGCATCAGGCAGGCCGCTCCCGATCGGGGCGGCCCTCCTCTTCCTGGCGATCGGGGTCGTCCTGATCAGCATCCTCTGGAGGCAGGAGGAGGATGCGCCCGGCGAGATCGTCCTTCCTCGCGCCGCCGCGCCCGACCATGGCGTGACGGAGAGAACGCGGCGCGAGGCCTTTGCGGATCCGTTTCTGCGGATCATCGAGGCCTACCTCAATGACAGGCGCCTGCGGGTGGTCGCGGGCGAGCGGGGCATCGACCTGATCTGCCTCCTTCCCCCCGGGGGATCCAGCTTCCAGGTCAACGCCGATCTCAAGAGGGCCGTCTCCCACTGGGGCGGCGCGATTTCGGCGGCGACCGAGCATTACGTTCGGGATCTGGGGCGAGCCATAGATCTTCGTCTGAGCCACGGGGGGCGGACCTACTCGGTCCGGGTGATGAGGGACGAGACCCCGCCCGGGGATCCAAGGGTCGCGATCGTGATCGATGACTTCGGCTACGAGAAGGGGGAGCTGGCCGAGGCCTTCCTCGATCTTCCCTTCCCGATCACTCCCTCGGTCCTCCCGGGGTACGCGCGCTCCGCTTGGACCGTCCGACGCGCGGTCGAGAAGGGGCGCCAGCCGATACTCCATTTGCCGATGGAGCCGAAGAGCTTCCCGAGGGACGATCCCGGTCCCGGCGCGATTCTCGTGGGGATGGAGCGGGAGGCCATCGCGTCGGTCCTCGACCGCAGCCTCCGGGAGTTGGCCGGGGTAGGCGGAGCGAGCAACCACATGGGCAGCCGGGCCAGCGAGGTTCCCGCCATCGCCGGAGCGGTCCTCGGGGAGTTCGCGCGCCGCGGCCTCTTCTACCTCGACAGCGGGACATCGGACGCATCGATCTTCCCGGCCGAGGCCGCGCGCGCCGGAGTGAAATGCCTCACGGCCGACCTCTTCCTGGATGGGGAGGAGGATCCGACCCCCGGATCGATGGCGCGACGCCTGGCCGAGGCCCGTCGTTTGGCCGAACTCACCGGGAGCGCAATCCTGATCGGCCATGCGCGTCCGGCGACCCTAGCCTTCCTGCGATCCAGCGCCGACTCGCTGCTCGCCGGCCCCTCCCGGGTCGTCCCTTTGGCCGACCTCTTGCGTTGA